Proteins found in one Dryobates pubescens isolate bDryPub1 chromosome 1, bDryPub1.pri, whole genome shotgun sequence genomic segment:
- the TMEM40 gene encoding transmembrane protein 40, which yields MGIRKDDEFFHFVILCFAIGALLICYYYYQDWTISLGIGLVTFASLETTGIYFGLVYRIRSVVDSFVPLIDKFRPAGLRKAA from the exons ATGGGCATCCGGAAGGATG ATGAGTTCTTCCATTTTGTCATTCTTTGCTTTGCAATTGGAGCTTTACTAATTTGCTATTATTACTACCAAG ATTGGACTATTTCCCTTGGAATTGGTTTAGTCACCTTTGCTTCTCTGGAAACCACTGGGATATACTTTGGTCTAG TGTATCGAATCCGGAGCGTGGTTGACAGCTTCGTTCCTCTGATTGACAAATTCAGGCCAGCAG GTCTGAGGAAAGCTGCCTAG